In one Corallococcus sp. EGB genomic region, the following are encoded:
- a CDS encoding DUF4265 domain-containing protein, with protein sequence MTNSTGMVKVGFWDEDTQSVETLWATPLGQERYRLENSPFFAYRVSWLDVVEARPDAGGRLEFLRVVEKSGHRTVRVILEDVESPKATPFLDGVKQRGCSYEGFQPKLLSIDVPPEVRLEEMTRYLIEQGVQWEHADPPYDDLHSDEA encoded by the coding sequence GTGACGAACTCCACCGGCATGGTGAAGGTGGGGTTCTGGGACGAGGACACCCAGAGCGTGGAGACGCTCTGGGCGACCCCGCTGGGCCAGGAGAGGTACCGCCTGGAGAACAGCCCGTTCTTCGCGTACCGCGTTTCCTGGCTGGACGTGGTGGAGGCCCGGCCGGACGCGGGCGGACGGCTGGAGTTCCTGCGCGTCGTGGAGAAGTCAGGCCACCGGACGGTGCGGGTCATCCTGGAGGACGTTGAGTCGCCGAAGGCAACTCCTTTCCTGGATGGGGTGAAGCAGCGCGGATGCAGCTACGAGGGTTTTCAGCCCAAGCTGCTGTCCATCGATGTGCCCCCGGAGGTCCGGCTCGAGGAGATGACGCGCTACCTCATCGAGCAGGGCGTCCAGTGGGAGCACGCGGATCCGCCCTACGACGACCTGCATTCGGATGAGGCGTAG
- a CDS encoding gluconokinase, whose translation MVVIVMGVSGSGKSTVGRELAERLGWTFVDADDLHSVENRRKMASGTPLTDVDRRPWLELLHARMEKALNADEDLVLAFSGLKRLYRERLTVDPARERWVYLHAPASLIRERLQQRLGHFMPASLLDSQLEALEVPDEAFTVDVTPPSGDVVQRIMDGLELKAPGDASRA comes from the coding sequence ATGGTGGTCATCGTCATGGGCGTGTCAGGCAGCGGGAAGTCCACGGTGGGCCGGGAGCTCGCGGAGCGGCTGGGGTGGACGTTCGTGGACGCGGACGACCTGCACTCGGTGGAGAACCGCCGGAAGATGGCCTCGGGCACGCCGCTGACGGACGTGGACCGGCGGCCGTGGCTGGAGCTGTTGCACGCGCGGATGGAGAAGGCGCTGAACGCGGACGAGGACCTGGTGCTGGCGTTCTCCGGGCTCAAGCGCCTCTACCGCGAGCGCCTCACCGTGGACCCCGCGCGCGAGCGCTGGGTGTACCTGCACGCGCCCGCGTCCCTCATCCGCGAGCGGCTCCAGCAGCGCCTGGGGCACTTCATGCCGGCGTCGCTGCTCGACAGCCAGCTGGAGGCCCTGGAGGTGCCCGACGAAGCGTTCACCGTGGACGTGACGCCACCGTCGGGCGACGTGGTCCAGCGCATCATGGACGGGTTGGAGTTGAAAGCCCCCGGGGATGCGTCCCGGGCGTAA
- a CDS encoding neutral/alkaline ceramidase has protein sequence MRTLNARFAPVLGLLLGCVLALGPGARPGLPSARAEERAGEAPGNACAGSANFLIGSARSDITGPAAEVGMMGYGQVGQKTEGIHMRLYSRAFVIGSPCNGRRVAFVSADLGMVFQAVKQQVVERLRAKLGDTFSDENVLLSGTHTHSGPGGFSHYTLYNLTTFGFVPQNFEAIVSGITDSILRANARLTEGSLRLSSGDLHGASANRSPDAYLRNPEAERARYPDNVDTRMTVLRMTAADGRELGLIDWFAVHGTSFGNTNPYISGDNKGIASHTFEVEKGGRTPGGPDTFVAAFANSNEGDVTPNILGGTNGGGANDFEDAAISAKKQYDFAAHLWDTAGMPVMGGVDYRHTYVKMDAVDVAPAFADGSAHRTCPAAIGLSMIAGAEDGPGFGSEGATCESVHDVWSQFTCAAVTTPCQGEKPIVLEMGTMRPYPWSPEVLPLQLVTVGPLALVAVPFELTTMAGRRLRDTVRANLQGAGVTEVVIAGLSNAYSGYVATREEYAKQDYEGASTHFGPWTLAALQQSFAGLATSLRDGTSVPPGPTPRDLRKAVVGLQPGVVFDDKLLWVDFGSVAEEAKASYSRGDTASVTFWGGHPRNDLKLGGTFLRVQRRQPDGTWMDVANDGDGVALYHWQREYCVPTLACSLVRITWPISKDTPPGTYRLVHEGNWKSGWDGRVHPYSGSSRPFTVR, from the coding sequence ATGCGCACGCTGAACGCCCGCTTCGCCCCCGTGCTCGGGTTGCTCCTGGGCTGCGTGCTGGCGCTGGGGCCGGGCGCCCGTCCGGGGCTGCCCTCGGCGCGCGCGGAGGAGCGGGCTGGGGAGGCGCCGGGGAACGCCTGCGCGGGCTCCGCGAACTTCCTCATCGGCTCGGCGCGCTCGGACATCACCGGCCCCGCGGCGGAGGTGGGGATGATGGGCTACGGGCAGGTGGGCCAGAAGACAGAGGGCATCCACATGCGGCTGTACTCGCGCGCGTTCGTCATCGGGTCGCCCTGCAACGGCCGCCGGGTGGCCTTCGTCAGCGCGGACCTGGGCATGGTGTTCCAGGCGGTGAAGCAGCAGGTGGTGGAGCGGCTGCGCGCGAAGCTGGGCGACACCTTCTCCGACGAGAACGTGCTGCTCAGCGGCACGCACACGCACTCCGGGCCGGGCGGCTTCAGCCACTACACGCTCTACAACCTGACCACCTTCGGCTTCGTGCCCCAGAACTTCGAGGCCATCGTCTCCGGCATCACGGACTCCATCCTCCGCGCCAACGCCCGCCTGACCGAGGGCTCGCTGCGCCTGTCCTCCGGAGACCTGCACGGCGCCAGCGCCAACCGCTCACCGGACGCCTACCTGCGAAACCCCGAGGCCGAGCGCGCCCGCTACCCCGACAACGTGGACACGCGCATGACGGTGCTGCGGATGACGGCCGCGGACGGGCGCGAGCTGGGGCTCATCGACTGGTTCGCGGTGCACGGCACGTCCTTTGGCAACACGAACCCGTACATCAGCGGGGACAACAAGGGGATCGCGTCGCACACCTTCGAGGTGGAGAAGGGGGGCCGCACGCCCGGAGGCCCGGACACCTTCGTCGCGGCGTTCGCGAACTCGAACGAAGGCGATGTCACGCCCAACATCCTGGGCGGCACGAACGGCGGCGGCGCGAACGACTTCGAGGACGCGGCCATCTCCGCGAAGAAGCAATACGACTTCGCCGCGCACCTGTGGGACACCGCCGGGATGCCCGTGATGGGCGGCGTGGACTACCGGCACACCTACGTGAAGATGGACGCGGTGGACGTCGCGCCCGCGTTCGCGGACGGCAGCGCGCACCGCACCTGCCCCGCGGCCATCGGCCTGTCCATGATCGCCGGCGCCGAGGACGGGCCCGGCTTCGGTTCGGAAGGGGCCACGTGCGAGTCCGTGCACGACGTGTGGAGCCAGTTCACCTGCGCCGCGGTCACCACGCCCTGCCAGGGGGAGAAGCCCATCGTCCTGGAGATGGGCACCATGAGGCCCTACCCGTGGTCTCCGGAGGTGCTGCCCCTGCAACTGGTGACGGTGGGGCCGCTGGCCCTGGTGGCGGTGCCCTTCGAGTTGACCACCATGGCGGGCCGGCGGCTGCGCGACACGGTGCGCGCGAACCTCCAGGGCGCGGGCGTGACGGAGGTGGTCATCGCCGGGCTGTCCAACGCGTACTCGGGCTACGTGGCCACGCGCGAGGAGTACGCGAAGCAGGACTACGAGGGCGCGTCCACGCACTTCGGCCCGTGGACGCTGGCGGCGCTGCAGCAGTCCTTCGCGGGGCTGGCGACCTCCCTTCGCGACGGGACGTCCGTGCCGCCCGGGCCCACGCCGCGCGACCTGCGCAAGGCGGTGGTGGGGCTGCAGCCCGGCGTGGTGTTCGACGACAAGCTGCTCTGGGTGGACTTCGGCTCCGTCGCGGAGGAGGCGAAGGCGTCGTATTCGCGCGGCGACACGGCGAGCGTCACCTTCTGGGGCGGCCACCCGCGCAACGACCTGAAGCTGGGGGGCACCTTCCTGCGCGTGCAGCGGCGGCAGCCGGATGGCACGTGGATGGACGTGGCGAACGACGGGGACGGCGTGGCGCTGTACCACTGGCAGCGCGAGTACTGCGTGCCCACGCTCGCGTGCTCGCTGGTGCGCATCACCTGGCCCATCTCCAAGGACACGCCGCCGGGCACCTACCGGCTGGTGCACGAGGGGAACTGGAAGTCCGGCTGGGACGGGCGCGTGCACCCGTACTCGGGAAGCTCTCGCCCATTCACGGTGCGGTAG
- a CDS encoding Gmad2 immunoglobulin-like domain-containing protein: MTSVGAPSSRALVRLLLSCTLLGSVALASCRDPAAASGTALFVTADFDPALDLTQLRVTTTVADGTPVPEGLLPEDPSRLLRSGETFRVLLAGASDGTQATVRVDGLREDGTVAATGETTANVRGGYEVEASVRLASSGAGTFCLDCPDGCCRGGFCTARTFRTCGVGGVACESCDEKRADTCTHRGTCGCGTGNVCGANADSCNQGRCVCGSSSACGAGQACISGQCRCDPSTCGGCCNGNTCVTRTDKNACGINGQNCKKCDKRCNPDGSCD, translated from the coding sequence ATGACTTCCGTGGGAGCCCCCTCCAGCCGGGCGCTCGTCCGACTCCTCCTGTCCTGCACCCTCCTGGGTTCGGTGGCGCTGGCCTCCTGCCGCGACCCCGCCGCCGCTTCCGGCACCGCGCTCTTCGTCACCGCGGACTTCGACCCCGCGCTCGACCTCACCCAACTGCGCGTCACCACCACGGTGGCGGACGGCACCCCCGTGCCGGAAGGGCTGCTGCCCGAGGACCCCAGCCGCCTCCTGCGCAGCGGCGAGACGTTCCGCGTCCTCCTCGCGGGCGCCAGCGACGGCACCCAGGCCACCGTCCGCGTGGACGGCCTGCGCGAGGACGGCACCGTCGCCGCCACGGGCGAGACGACCGCCAACGTGCGCGGCGGCTACGAGGTGGAGGCCAGCGTACGTCTGGCCAGCAGCGGCGCTGGCACCTTCTGCCTGGACTGCCCGGACGGCTGCTGCCGCGGCGGGTTCTGCACGGCGCGCACGTTCCGCACCTGCGGCGTGGGCGGCGTCGCCTGCGAGTCCTGCGACGAGAAGCGCGCCGACACCTGCACCCACCGGGGCACCTGCGGCTGCGGCACCGGCAACGTGTGCGGCGCCAACGCCGACAGCTGCAACCAGGGCCGGTGCGTCTGCGGGTCGAGCAGCGCGTGCGGCGCGGGGCAGGCGTGCATCAGCGGCCAGTGCCGCTGCGACCCGTCCACCTGCGGCGGTTGCTGCAACGGCAACACCTGCGTCACCCGCACCGACAAGAACGCGTGCGGCATCAACGGCCAGAACTGCAAGAAGTGCGACAAGCGGTGCAACCCCGACGGCAGCTGCGACTGA
- a CDS encoding ABC-F family ATP-binding cassette domain-containing protein, whose protein sequence is MIRLDNIGKQHGQQILFVEASAALHKGEKVGLVGPNGAGKTTLFRMMTGQEYPDEGQVSIDRGVTIGYFSQDVGEMNGRSAVSEVMDGAGPVSTVAAEMKQLEADMGDPDQADNMEKLVERYGIVQGRFEELGGYALEGRAREILAGLGFSEEMMDGDVGKLSGGWKMRVALARILLMRPDAMFLDEPSNHLDLESLIWLEGFLKGYEGALLMTSHDREFMNRIVTKVVEIDGGSLTTYSGNYDFYEGQRAQNEAQQQAQYERQQAMLAKEIKFIERFKARASHAAQVQSRVKKLEKIEKVEPPKRRTTVLFEFQPPPRSGDDVVSLKNVCKGYGKRTIYDGLDFLVRRSERWCVMGVNGAGKSTLLKLVTGTTQPDEGTVALGGSVKMGYFAQHAMDLLDGEKTVFEQLSDAFPRAGQGSLRALAGCFGFSGDEVEKKCRVLSGGEKARLVMAQMLYDPPNFLVLDEPTNHLDMGTKEMLIKALSRYEGTMLFVSHDRHFLGALSNRVLELTPDGIHKYGGGYTEYVARTGHEAPGLRS, encoded by the coding sequence ATGATCCGTCTCGACAACATCGGCAAGCAGCACGGTCAGCAGATCCTCTTCGTGGAGGCGTCCGCCGCGCTCCACAAGGGCGAGAAGGTGGGCCTGGTGGGCCCGAACGGCGCGGGCAAGACGACGCTGTTCCGGATGATGACCGGCCAGGAGTACCCGGACGAGGGACAGGTCTCCATCGACCGCGGCGTCACCATTGGCTACTTCAGCCAGGACGTCGGTGAGATGAACGGCCGCAGCGCCGTGTCCGAGGTCATGGACGGCGCGGGCCCGGTGAGCACCGTGGCGGCGGAGATGAAGCAGCTCGAAGCCGACATGGGGGATCCGGACCAGGCGGACAACATGGAGAAGCTCGTCGAGCGCTATGGCATCGTGCAGGGCCGCTTCGAGGAGCTGGGCGGCTACGCGCTGGAGGGCCGCGCGCGGGAGATCCTCGCGGGCCTGGGCTTCAGCGAGGAGATGATGGACGGCGACGTGGGCAAGCTGTCCGGCGGTTGGAAGATGCGCGTGGCGCTGGCGCGCATCCTCCTGATGCGGCCGGACGCGATGTTCCTGGACGAGCCCTCCAACCACCTGGACCTGGAGTCGCTCATCTGGCTGGAGGGCTTCCTCAAGGGGTACGAGGGCGCGCTCCTGATGACGTCGCACGATCGCGAGTTCATGAACCGCATCGTGACGAAGGTGGTGGAGATCGACGGCGGTTCGCTGACGACGTACTCGGGCAACTACGACTTCTACGAGGGCCAGCGCGCGCAGAACGAGGCGCAGCAGCAGGCGCAGTACGAGCGGCAGCAGGCGATGCTCGCGAAGGAGATCAAGTTCATCGAGCGGTTCAAGGCCCGCGCGTCGCACGCGGCGCAGGTGCAGAGCCGGGTGAAGAAGCTGGAGAAGATTGAAAAGGTGGAGCCGCCGAAGCGCCGCACCACGGTGCTCTTCGAGTTCCAGCCGCCGCCGCGCTCGGGTGACGACGTGGTGAGCCTGAAGAACGTGTGCAAGGGCTACGGCAAGCGGACCATCTACGACGGCCTGGACTTCCTGGTGCGTCGTTCGGAGCGCTGGTGCGTGATGGGCGTGAACGGCGCGGGCAAGTCCACGTTGCTGAAGCTGGTGACGGGCACGACGCAGCCGGATGAAGGCACGGTGGCGCTGGGTGGCAGCGTGAAGATGGGCTACTTCGCGCAGCACGCGATGGACCTGCTGGACGGAGAGAAGACGGTCTTCGAGCAGCTGTCGGACGCGTTCCCCCGGGCGGGGCAGGGCTCGTTGAGGGCGCTGGCGGGCTGCTTCGGGTTCAGCGGCGACGAGGTGGAGAAGAAGTGCCGGGTGCTGTCGGGTGGAGAGAAGGCGCGTCTGGTGATGGCGCAGATGCTCTACGACCCGCCGAACTTCCTGGTGCTGGACGAGCCCACGAACCACCTGGACATGGGCACGAAGGAGATGCTGATCAAGGCGCTGTCGCGCTACGAGGGCACGATGTTGTTCGTGTCCCACGACCGGCACTTCCTGGGCGCGCTGTCGAACCGGGTGTTGGAGCTGACGCCGGACGGCATCCACAAGTACGGCGGCGGCTACACGGAGTACGTCGCGCGCACGGGCCACGAAGCGCCGGGCCTGCGCAGCTGA
- a CDS encoding phenylalanine--tRNA ligase beta subunit-related protein, which yields MLTVDNHPLLDLIAFTSSWAAPLGDLPAPDWLQALLKPGATAPLQSDDAVRGAVRDLLRHGGYKPTGRGKPASEYLVRASGDGTLGTINAAVDACNAVSLHSGLPISVVDLDKAREPFRVAIAIQGDHYVFNASGQTIDLEGLLCLFDAQGPCANAVKDAQRTKTDATTRRTLTLLWGTKELKGHTERAFTWYRELLERLGTTAERVR from the coding sequence GTGCTGACCGTCGACAACCACCCGCTCCTGGACCTCATCGCCTTCACGTCCTCCTGGGCCGCTCCCCTGGGGGACCTGCCCGCGCCCGACTGGCTGCAGGCCCTGCTGAAGCCCGGCGCCACCGCGCCGCTCCAGAGTGACGACGCGGTCCGGGGCGCCGTGCGGGACCTGCTCCGTCACGGCGGCTACAAGCCCACGGGCCGGGGCAAGCCCGCGTCGGAGTACCTGGTGCGCGCCTCCGGCGACGGCACGCTGGGCACCATCAACGCCGCGGTGGACGCGTGCAATGCCGTATCGCTGCACAGCGGCCTGCCCATCAGCGTCGTGGACCTGGACAAGGCCCGCGAGCCATTCCGCGTCGCCATCGCCATCCAGGGCGACCACTACGTCTTCAACGCCTCCGGGCAGACCATCGACCTGGAGGGCCTGCTGTGCCTCTTCGACGCGCAGGGCCCGTGCGCCAACGCGGTGAAGGATGCCCAGCGCACCAAGACGGACGCCACCACGCGCCGCACGCTCACGCTGCTGTGGGGCACGAAGGAGCTGAAGGGCCACACCGAGCGCGCCTTCACGTGGTACCGCGAGCTGCTGGAGCGCCTGGGCACCACCGCCGAGCGCGTGCGCTGA
- a CDS encoding cupin domain-containing protein, whose protein sequence is MPTLIPKPIRVTAVGNKPKLIDEYVGRVNSKTSNISVAHMRSPGGWEEPGQTPEFREITLVLAGTLRVEHKGGVMDVHAGQTVVCEPGEWVRYSTPEEEGAEYVAICTPAFSPGTVHRDA, encoded by the coding sequence ATGCCCACGCTCATCCCGAAGCCCATCCGCGTGACGGCGGTGGGCAACAAGCCGAAGCTCATCGACGAGTACGTGGGCCGGGTGAACTCCAAGACGTCCAACATCAGCGTGGCCCACATGCGCAGCCCGGGCGGGTGGGAGGAGCCGGGCCAGACGCCCGAGTTCCGCGAAATCACCCTGGTGCTCGCGGGCACGCTGCGCGTGGAGCACAAGGGCGGGGTGATGGACGTGCACGCCGGCCAGACCGTGGTGTGCGAACCCGGCGAGTGGGTCCGCTACAGCACCCCCGAGGAGGAGGGCGCCGAGTACGTGGCCATCTGCACCCCGGCGTTCTCCCCCGGCACGGTGCACCGGGACGCCTGA